The genomic segment CGGCGGCGCGGATGGCACTGGTGATCTCCCCGCGCAGCACCGCCGCGCCGGCCGGAGCACGCCTCTTCTCGGTCGTCACGTGGAACAATGTAGCGCAACGACGGTACGGTTGCGTCCCGACGTTCGGTGGACTACCTTCCATGCAGCAGCGAGGCGGCTCCTCCCCGCCCGGCCACGCTGGATCTCTTTCACCGCACTGCTCCCCATCAGCACGAAAGATCGGAGCGCCTGAACATGGCCAACACCGCGGTGGCCGACCCCGAATCCGGGCTGACCCGGGCCGAACTGGCCCGGCGGTACGGGCTACGGGTGGCCGGGGAACGACCCGCCCTGGGCGAGTACGCCCGCCGGTTGTGGGCGTACCGGCACTTCATGACCGCGTACTCCCGGGCGAAGGTCGCCTCCTCGCTGAGCAACACCCAGCTCGGCCAGCTCTGGCAGGTGCTGACACCGCTCACCAACGCGGCCGTCTACTTCCTGATCTTCGGCGTCATCCTGGGCCAGCACCGGAACGTGCCGAACTTCATCGCGTACCTGTGCACCGGCGTCTTCATCTTCATCTTCACGCAGACCGCCGCCTCGAACGGCGTCAGCGCGATCACCGGCAACCTGGGCCTGATCCGGGCGCTCCAGTTCCCCCGGGCGGCGCTGCCGATCACGGTCACGCTGGTGCAGCTCCAGCAGCTGCTCATGTCGATGGTGGTGCTGGCCGGCATCGTGCTCGTCACCGGCGAGCCGCTCACCTTCCGCTGGGTCCTGATCGTCCCGATGCTGCTGCTCCAGACGATCTTCAACGTCGGGCTGAGCATGGTCATGGCCCGCCTCGGCTCCAAGGTCACCGACCTCAAGCAGGTCATGCCGTTCGTGATGCGCACCTGGCTGTACGCCTCCGGCGTGCTCTACCCGGTGACGCTCATCCGCGAGCACCTGCCGAACTGGGCGGCCAACGTCCTGGAGTGGAACCCACCGCTGGTCTTCATCGAGCTGGCCCGCTACGCGCTGCTCGACTCGCACCAGGCGCACCTGGTGAG from the Micromonospora sp. WMMA1947 genome contains:
- a CDS encoding ABC transporter permease; translated protein: MANTAVADPESGLTRAELARRYGLRVAGERPALGEYARRLWAYRHFMTAYSRAKVASSLSNTQLGQLWQVLTPLTNAAVYFLIFGVILGQHRNVPNFIAYLCTGVFIFIFTQTAASNGVSAITGNLGLIRALQFPRAALPITVTLVQLQQLLMSMVVLAGIVLVTGEPLTFRWVLIVPMLLLQTIFNVGLSMVMARLGSKVTDLKQVMPFVMRTWLYASGVLYPVTLIREHLPNWAANVLEWNPPLVFIELARYALLDSHQAHLVSSPAKLWALGLFWAVVAGVGGFVYFWRGEKEYGRG